The Paenibacillus sp. FSL H7-0357 nucleotide sequence CGAATATCGCTTAAATATTTCGTCAAGGCGGCGAAGCCGCTGCGTTATTTAATGTTGTTTATCTTTGTCGTTCAAGCCCTGACCGTTAAGGAAGGCGATGCGGTTTTCTCTATCGGCTCTTTTTCGCTGCATGAAGGCGGGCTGCGGCTGGCCGCGTTTTCCGTCATTCGCATGTTTTTCCTGATCACCTTCACAGCCTTGCTTACCTTCACTACAAAACCTGCGAAGCTGAACCGGGGTCTGGAGGGCATCCTGACCCCGTTCAAAAAGCTGGGGCTGTCGCCGGAACGGATTACGCTGATGATCAGCATCGCCCTGCGCTTCATTCCGACGATTCTCGACGAATCGCAGATCATCATGAAGGCGCAAGCCTCACGCGGAGCCGACCTGAAGGAGCTGCCGCTTAAGGAAAAGGGGCGGATGCTCGTC carries:
- a CDS encoding energy-coupling factor transporter transmembrane component T family protein; protein product: MNDRLLLGRSIETGSWVHKLDARAKIIGMILYLVVILLSHSWMAMALLAVFSIAVMSSTRISLKYFVKAAKPLRYLMLFIFVVQALTVKEGDAVFSIGSFSLHEGGLRLAAFSVIRMFFLITFTALLTFTTKPAKLNRGLEGILTPFKKLGLSPERITLMISIALRFIPTILDESQIIMKAQASRGADLKELPLKEKGRMLVSLLVPVISSAFRRAQDLVYSMEARGFRMDAPRSRYHRLRWGWADTVFVAMFIIMGVAVALL